AACTGTCATGTCTTATGCAGGACTAGCATTTCCTCCACTTTATTTTTACAATGGTGGTCTCAAGGAATTTCTTGCAACGATTAAGCAACATGCCTTTCTTGTGAGGTAAATTGGTTACTTAATCTTCTTTTGGGCATCGGCTTTTTATGATTCTATAACTagctaacaacaacaacatacccagtataattccacgggtagggtttggggagggtagtgagtacgcagaccttacccctacctggagaggtagagaggctgtttcctcTATAACTAGCTAAAtggaatattaaaaaaaaaatcacagatttatgtgttttccttttctttttctttcttcttgatTCTTCGTTGCAGTTTGGGACCAAAATCCCTTTATGTTTCCGTTTTACCTTTTATTTTGAGATGGAAAGAATGAGAAAGTAGAAATTAGAACAAGACAGCTCACACATAGATTGCTGTTTGATACTAGTGTAACATACAAATAACGATAAACAAATTATCAGTAATATTATTTGAAAACATAGGGAGGTTCTTTGGTGGATGGGAGATAATTTGAAAGAACATGATCTCTGGAAGTGGCAGATATGAGTGTAAGTTACTAGCAAATACTAGTTTGAGTTCCACCTATCAATTGATATATGATGTTTTTGCTAGCTGAAATTCTGGTATAGTAACTAATTGTACTGGAAGTTGTGGCTGGTTCACCTTCTTTATGGATAGCTACGAACTATTTTTTCACGTTTCAGAAGGCAAAGATACTTGTAGTACTGGAAAGTTGGGATATTGGTTGATCTTGGTATCTAATTTGTCGTGCATTGACCTAGTACTGACAGAGTAACTAGATTACTGGAGGATTTCCTGTCACTCACTAGTCAAGGGTATTTTCAGGTCTGCTGAAGATGCAAATATATTTCTTGTCAATGACTTCCAAGATCCGCTCCAGGTGCGGCTAATGTCATTTAAAGttctttttaactttttaacaATTCATCTATTGCTCTTTCACAAATTCACACTTCCACTTCATACTTTGATATGATTTTTTAAGAGAACTCTCTCTTCCTTGGAGCTTCCGGGGGCTGTTTCTGTTGCAAACAGTCCACTTTCATCCGTTGCACCCAGTGAATCTTCTCCCAGTTGGACAGATGGAGGAGCCCCTGATATGAGCTCCACATATGTTCAGCAAAATGGCAGTCAAAGACAAAAACATAATGATCCTCGACATTTTTCTATTCAAGTACTGGAGAAATTTTCTCTTGTCACCAGATTTGCTCGTGAAACAAAATCTCAACTTCTTCGTGAAGCTCATGGTGATGGTTTCATTTCTAATGCAAGGAGGAAGCATGACAAAAAGCCAAATAATTATTCTTTTGTTGTTGAATCTAGTGATGTTCATGAGCCGCTTGAAGATGTTCCTGTGCCTGCAGATTCTTTGGAGGTAAGAACCTCTCATGTACTCCACTTCTCTTCTTAGTTTCATTGCCTTTACAGCTCCTGGCTTACAAGAATGCTGTTCATGACCTCTCATGTACTCCACTTCTCTTCTTAGTTTCATTGCCTTTACAGCTCCTTGCTTACAAGAATGCTGTTCATGACTTCCGTTGttatttgtgcttttaatttttTTGGAACTGGGAATTTGATTTGGTTAGTCAACAACGAGAATTCTGCACTTATGCTTAAGAAGATTTAGTAATATACGAAAAACGACAAGTTAATAAGAAGTCGGACAATTTCTTGGTTTAATACTGCTGATGCTCCGATGGAGAAGTGGCAAGGCTGTAAACATGATTTATCCTGGGGTCCGAAGAATGAATGTACCGCTTCAGTTTATTATCTACTGTACTGAAAACTATAAGAATGATcctgcaaaatggcagatataaTATCAACTCCATAAACAGGACTGTTCTGATGTATTTCTTTATCCTTGAACAGAAACGTTCTAATGAGAAACATAGTCACAATGAAGAAGCGGCATTGCGTGATGAAACTTTTGAGGTATGTACATACTTGAGGAGCCGTTTGACTTGCTGAGCATGTAAATAAAAACCTACTAGTAAATAAAAACCTGTTTTAGTTTTCAGCTTTCTGGTGATATAAAATAATCCCTCCAATAATATGATTATAGTTATCTAGTTGCTCCAGTTCATggataaactgaagtttttaccttttcttttccctttttgttggtcaaaaagttaatttttttcttttgttggaaAGGAGATAAAGGGGTTACTCCATGCAACTGAAGACTAAATTTTTGGAGACAAATCAATTTGAGAAACAATGAATAAAGTTGCACTATCCAAATCCTACCTATAGATGGAGACTGGACCTGGACTGTATCATCTTTTCTTTATATTGTTATAAAGTTCAAAGTACACTTCCTTATTATTTCAGCTGCACATTAATTTATTTTTACTTAAAGGTAAAAGCGGAGAAATTAATTTTTATTGAAACCCAGTTCAGATTGTATGGGTGGATGAAGTATTTGACATGGTTACTGATTAATGATCTTTATTGCAGAGCTACTTTCCCTTCAGCAGCTGTAATGACAGATGTCCTCATTAACAGTTGAAATTTAGAGGAAAATCAATGAACTAGTATGCTTGAGAAAAGTTTTTCAAATTACCACTTATTATCTAGGCTACTTATTCATACCTAGCTTGGTAGCATGAGTTATTctggaacccccccccccctctctctttACCGCCTCCTTGAAGTTAATAAGTGCATGTAGTGGTTTTTCTGTGATTCATCTACGTCTTTTCTTTATGATGCAGTATGACAAATTGTCATTAGTATGGGGAAAACCACGCCAGCCTCCGTTGGGATCAAAAGAGGTATAAGGCTTGTCTATCTGTGTAATTGTAAGGTAGCATTTTTTGAACTTTGGCAATTGGCATCATGCAAGTTCTAGGTCAAGAGTAAGTTTTTTCGGCCAGAAGCTCAGGTCCGTCTCATTCGATTGTTGTTGCAGACGTAAATAACTAAATAAAATTGCCTCCTTTTTAAAAACTTATGTTTGGAAATGAGGTTGTCACATAATTCCAACACGGCAACATAGTAGGCAGGGGTCCTGATTTTGAGTTTCACCGCAACCTATTATCAAATTACCACGCACTTGACTCAAGAAAAGAATTAGGCTGTACATGTGGAGGTGTATTGCAGACCTAAATACAAATAAAATGTCCATTCTGTAAAAAATTTAAACTTTCCGATGATTCATAGTTGTAATTGTGATAATTATCATTTGTATCTGTTGTCAAAACAACTAAATCGTTTAGGGGTAAGCAGAGGCTTCGTACACTTCGTTAAATGTGTCATTGGGTTCATTTGTTTAGTCAAAGAGTATTGATGCACATGTCAAAACATACAATAAATCTCAAGGCCACTCATTCTCCAGTTCTACATCGTTGTTGTTATCATTGTATTAGAAGAGGTTTTATTTGGTTTGCTGAATCAGTTGCAAGCTACTCCATGTTTAGCTTTTTCTATTTATCGCAGTGAAAGTGTCTCAGATCAGAAATTATTTGTTAAGTGGAAGTCAACTATGTTTATGGATGTCCCAGAAATTTTTATTTAAGGTGCTCTATAACTtaactaaatgttgctttttgGAACTTCTTTGAGGGACATTTAATTGAAAGAAAGAATGTTGCAGTTCCCAACATAAAACGTCTCACGAATAGGTTCAGGGACATTGTCTGTCCCAATTATCATAGACTTGCTCGCTTTTGCATACCACTTCAATTTTGTTTTTGTGAGAGTTAGTAAGTAATTGGCGTTAAATACTCTGCATTTGAATATTAACTTCTTCAAGTTAAATTTCTCTTGAGAGAATGTATTCCTACATTGGAAGCCCTAATATTGTTGTTTCATTAGTGCCTAATATTTATCAATAAATTAATCAACCAACTGCATCTCAATCCTAGATTAGTTGGGTTGGTTAATGAGTCCTCTATACCATGATGTCTATTAGGGTTGGCTATATTAATCTTCTGTACCATTCAGCTTTATTAGGGTCCCTCTCACCCAAGTTCCTTTATGGGGGAAACCGTTACCTATTTAATACTACAGCGAGGTGATATTGTAGCATGTACCTGAGAGAGCATCAAGAAATTGTTACTAAAAGGATTTATcataattttactatttttacGCTCTTTATCAACCTACAGTGATTCCCACATTTAGACACAAAACTGGCTGTGCTCTTGAACATAAGTGGAGTGAATAGTGAGTTTGTAATCTGTTATACTTGATGAAATCTGATGAGGCAACGTTTTCCATATTCAACATTTGTGTTTCAAATGTAGATAAGGAGTACTTGACTAAAGTTGAGTAAGATAATTAATTAGCGCCTAGTGGCGAGTCAATGTCTTCTTTTCTATGATTTGTGATCCTTCCAAATAGTTCACGCATTGTTACTTTTTTGAGTTAAATTAGTTTCTGAAGACCAAATACCATTTCCATGAAGACTATAATGGCCAAGATTTTTTTTATTAGATCATTTATATGCCCCAATATGATTTTGTTATTATGTTTAAGGTAATTTGATTAGCATGACATTCTGAGTATGCCACATAATCCAACTTGTAGATTTAACAACTTTAGTTCAAAAAGTTATTTGTCAAAATACTGCACATCTGGTTGGCCTTGGATGAGAAATTCCTACATTATGAgtgtgtctgtgtgtgtatacATACATAAATACATGCACGTAACATACGTGTGTGTGTGTACATAATTATCCCAATTTAACATTCTAGGGTTATATAGTGTAATGTTGTGTCTGGCATTCGCAGTTAAGTTCCTCATTCCTTACTTCATTAAGTTTTTCCTCAGTGGTCCACCTTTTTGGACTCTGAAGGGAGGATCATAGACTCGCAGGCACTAAGAAAGAGGATCTTTTATGGAGGAGTGGAGAAAGGTCTGAGGAAAGAGGTATGTTCTTGTGGAGATTTGTCCTTCTCACTGTCTGTCTAAGCGGGCATAATGTACTTCCATTGGTCATTGTGCTTCCAGGTCTGGAGATTTCTACTGGGATATCATTCGTATGATTCAACGTATGCTGAGAGGAAATACATTGCATCTATAAAAAAGTCGGAGTATGAAACATTAAAGAACCAGTGGAAGGTTTGTCTAGCTCTCTCTAGACCCTttcttgtgtgtgtgtgtggggtgtgtgtgggggggggggggaggagttTCTGATTCTTTCTAAAACCCTGTTAGTATATTTCGTTTAATTGCTAAAATGTCTTTCATGACTAGTATCGTTGAATAAGCTGCGTCTTATGTTCAATTCACTTGCAATCTGGTGAGATTCTTGTGACCATCATTATGATGCTGCTGGATTGCGATGTCTCTGTTTTCTCTTTGAGTATCTCACGCTTTGTGTTTCAATTGACCCAGTATGATATCATCTCAGATTTTCATGTCATTACTCCATTCCTCTCTCTCTACTAGATTAAATGATGCCAATGGTAAATTAAATATTGAAAGGAGGAATGCATATTCATAGAGATAGTAATAGTCATTTTTTATGTGTTTCCTTTTGTTTTCATGAAATAGGACACTGAGGAGCTAGGAAATATTCACATCTCTTTGGGACTTTGACTTGTGATGAACTAGGGAAGTCAACCTCCTATTTTTCTTTCCTCCAAAGAGGACAAAAGCATTTTCAGGGTTAAAAGAATTAAGCATTTTTGATGGGGCGTTATGCTTTTCATGTTCTATGAGGGAAATCAACTCCCCTATATTTCTTTCCTCCAGAGAGGACCAATGATGAGACAATGGCTTTGAGATCCTTTTTGGTAAAATTAAGCTTTCAAATTTAATGTTCATATTGGATCTTTTTATGCAGAGCATCTCTAAAGAGCAGGCTAAAAGATTTACAAAATTTCGAGAAAGAAAGGGTCTTATTGAAAAAGATGTGGTAAGTATTTTATTAGTCCAGCCTTTTTGGCCTACAAATGATTTGTATATGAGAGGTTGAGAGGCAATATGCAGTTCTTCACATCCGAGCCATTAACTACCAGTGTTACTGCTATAACATAGTATTATTTTGGTTCTtcatattgttcttctttccttattcTTTTTTGAATTGATCTTGAAGGTCAGGACTGATAGGTCGATTCCATTCTACGAGGGGGATGATAATTCTAATGTGAAGTGTTTGCGTGACATACTGCTCACTTACTCATTCTACAACTTTGACCTG
The Nicotiana sylvestris chromosome 11, ASM39365v2, whole genome shotgun sequence DNA segment above includes these coding regions:
- the LOC104237199 gene encoding uncharacterized protein isoform X1, with the protein product MHEIDLHDLSDDADYAASMHQGSTSMTTSGGSKPSSSSEQVGVEIVYLKDNVAIHPTQHAWERIRGRLKLIKQGSSLLMTWIPYKGQSSSARLSEKDKCLYTLRAVPFSDIRSIRRHTPTLGWQYAIIVLSSGLAFPPLYFYNGGLKEFLATIKQHAFLVRSAEDANIFLVNDFQDPLQRTLSSLELPGAVSVANSPLSSVAPSESSPSWTDGGAPDMSSTYVQQNGSQRQKHNDPRHFSIQVLEKFSLVTRFARETKSQLLREAHGDGFISNARRKHDKKPNNYSFVVESSDVHEPLEDVPVPADSLEKRSNEKHSHNEEAALRDETFEYDKLSLVWGKPRQPPLGSKEWSTFLDSEGRIIDSQALRKRIFYGGVEKGLRKEVWRFLLGYHSYDSTYAERKYIASIKKSEYETLKNQWKSISKEQAKRFTKFRERKGLIEKDVVRTDRSIPFYEGDDNSNVKCLRDILLTYSFYNFDLGYCQGMSDFLSPILYVMENEPESFWCFVVLMERLGPNFNRDQNGVHSQLFALSKLVELLDNPLHDYFKQKDCLNYFFCFRWVLIQFKREFDLEKTMRLWEVLWTHYLSEHLHLYVCVAILRRYRSKIIGEEMDFDTLLKFINELSGHIDLDATLREAEALFICAGENGEACIPPGTPPSFPFEGTSMCYQQDDDDVL
- the LOC104237199 gene encoding uncharacterized protein isoform X2 translates to MHEIDLHDLSDDADYAASMHQGSTSMTTSGGSKPSSSSEQVGVEIVYLKDNVAIHPTQHAWERIRGRLKLIKQGSSLLMTWIPYKGQSSSARLSEKDKCLYTLRAVPFSDIRSIRRHTPTLGWQYAIIVLSSGLAFPPLYFYNGGLKEFLATIKQHAFLVRSAEDANIFLVNDFQDPLQRTLSSLELPGAVSVANSPLSSVAPSESSPSWTDGGAPDMSSTYVQQNGSQRQKHNDPRHFSIQVLEKFSLVTRFARETKSQLLREAHGDGFISNARRKHDKKPNNYSFVVESSDVHEPLEDVPVPADSLEKRSNEKHSHNEEAALRDETFEYDKLSLVWGKPRQPPLGSKEWSTFLDSEGRIIDSQALRKRIFYGGVEKGLRKEVWRFLLGYHSYDSTYAERKYIASIKKSEYETLKNQWKSISKEQAKRFTKFRERKGLIEKDVVRTDRSIPFYEGDDNSNVKCLRDILLTYSFYNFDLGYCQLVELLDNPLHDYFKQKDCLNYFFCFRWVLIQFKREFDLEKTMRLWEVLWTHYLSEHLHLYVCVAILRRYRSKIIGEEMDFDTLLKFINELSGHIDLDATLREAEALFICAGENGEACIPPGTPPSFPFEGTSMCYQQDDDDVL